The DNA region TCGGCCGCTGCTGACACCTGACCGCACGGAATCGCCCCGACCACTCGACGGTCGGGGCGTTTCCGTGTGCGTTGGTTCGCTCAGTGCCCTCCGAAATGTCCCAGCTGCGGCACGTTGGGCGTCCACTCGGGTTTCTCCACGACCTCGCCGTAGAGGTCGTACTCGTCGCTGTCCTCGATGCGCGCCCGGACGATGTCCCCGATCTTCACCTGCCCGGCCAGCTCGCCAGCACTCAGGTACACCTGCCCGTCGATGCCCGGCGCGTCCCCTTTGGTGCGGCCGATGAGCTTGGTGCCCGGCTGGTCGTCCTCGTCGTCGTTGAACTCGTCCACGATCACGTCCATGACCGTGCCGACCTTCCCGGCGAGTTTTGCCGCGCTGATGCGCTGCGCGACCTCCATGAAGCGCGCGAGCCGCTCGTCCTTGACGTCCTGCAACACGGGATCAGGCAGGGCGTTCGCGTCGGCCTCGTCCACAGCGCTGTACGTGAACGCCCCCACGCGGTCGAGCTGCGCGTCCTCCAGGAAGGTCAGCAGTTCCTGGAAGTCGGCTTCCGTCTCGCCGGGAAAGCCCACGATGAAGGTCGAGCGGATGACCAGGTCCGGACAGATCTCGCGCCAGCGGCGGATGGTGTCCAGCTGCTTGCCGGCGCCGGGGCGGCGCATGGACTTCAGGATCTTCGGGCTGGCGTGCTGGAGGGGCACGTCCAGGTACGGCAGGATCTTGCCCTGCGCCATGAGTTCCACGATCTTCTCCACGTGCGGGTACGGATATACGTAGTGCATCCGCACCCACGCGCCCATCTCGCCCAGCTTCACGGCCAGATCGGTCAGGTGGGCGCGGACCTGCTCGCCCTGGAACTCGGACTCGCGGTAACGCACGTCCACTCCATACGCGCTGGTGTCCTGCGAGATGACCATCAGTTCCTTGGTGCCCCCGGCGATCAGGCGGTACGCCTCGTAGAGCACCGCGCCCGCGTCCCGCGAGACCTGCAACCCGCGCAGTTTGGGAATGATGCAGAACGAGCAGGTGTGGTTGCAGCCCTCCGCGATCTTCACGTACGCGTAGTGCCGGGGCGTGAGCTTCACGCTGGGCGCGAACACGTCGCCATGCCGGGTGTCCTCGCGCGCGGGCTGTTCCG from Deinococcus sp. KSM4-11 includes:
- the rimO gene encoding 30S ribosomal protein S12 methylthiotransferase RimO, which produces MTDVTVQPPQAGTQTGRRVGFISLGCPKALVDSERILTQLRFEGYEVAPSYEDADAVIVNTCGFITPAVEESLSAIGEALEATGKVIVTGCLGERPEKIMERHPKVAAITGSEAVDDVMGHVRTLLPIEQDAFTGLLPVAAPGMRAGAEQPAREDTRHGDVFAPSVKLTPRHYAYVKIAEGCNHTCSFCIIPKLRGLQVSRDAGAVLYEAYRLIAGGTKELMVISQDTSAYGVDVRYRESEFQGEQVRAHLTDLAVKLGEMGAWVRMHYVYPYPHVEKIVELMAQGKILPYLDVPLQHASPKILKSMRRPGAGKQLDTIRRWREICPDLVIRSTFIVGFPGETEADFQELLTFLEDAQLDRVGAFTYSAVDEADANALPDPVLQDVKDERLARFMEVAQRISAAKLAGKVGTVMDVIVDEFNDDEDDQPGTKLIGRTKGDAPGIDGQVYLSAGELAGQVKIGDIVRARIEDSDEYDLYGEVVEKPEWTPNVPQLGHFGGH